Proteins from one Cicer arietinum cultivar CDC Frontier isolate Library 1 chromosome 3, Cicar.CDCFrontier_v2.0, whole genome shotgun sequence genomic window:
- the LOC101492286 gene encoding protein PHYTOCHROME KINASE SUBSTRATE 4 codes for MKKDMERATEMKTFDCSLLPKSPILRDRDASFSSHLTPQKPNLCQPHNHNHRDLLDDPTSELSIFDAHKYFNEVTNNDNVQKVTIGSNNHSSRVSPVVVNVNTETEHIVIPDTPTTRYSSASSTVDGYSNIRNYKARSFHAATPTASSEASWNSQQGLLSHPPGAISVNIKNPSNPNSNNNSNKPKTSLSKPIWLFRRKCPCTGKKSVQVNEKKSTELPKNRIKIPSPVSPSPPPMDNWDQTPNHVVTKSQRFQPVVTTVRVPFTDGFTFPVLNSNSTSTTVKPKNGVVLEDPPRDSLEVFRPPEEVAFDAKTLNFPFPPAMSRIIVDDGDAASDASSDLFEIESFSTATQSSHAAVYRRNSRDSFDEGSTTTAMTECYEPSEASIEWSVTTADGYDESYGGGSGVGGGVTAEHWKRKGGNGLLVSCRCEKAVSVGPQPVKCEGQRGATSSWKNVSGGVISRVGGVNKPPLARSSHSHRNNNNTPRVTSFAFAT; via the coding sequence ATGAAAAAAGATATGGAAAGAGCAACAGAGATGAAAACCTTTGATTGCAGCCTGCTTCCAAAATCACCCATCTTAAGAGATAGAGATGCATCTTTCTCATCACATCTCACACCCCAGAAACCAAACCTTTGCCAACCACATAATCATAATCACCGCGACCTGCTCGATGATCCCACCTCGGAGCTCAGCATTTTCGATGCACACAAATACTTCAACGAAGTGACGAATAACGACAACGTCCAAAAAGTTACAATCGGCAGCAACAATCACAGTAGCAGAGTTTCACCAGTGGTGGTTAATGTTAACACAGAAACTGAACACATTGTTATACCAGATACCCCCACAACAAGATACTCCTCTGCTTCTTCCACAGTGGATGGTTATTCAAACATCAGAAACTATAAAGCGCGTTCTTTTCATGCTGCAACACCAACAGCTTCATCAGAAGCTAGTTGGAATAGTCAACAAGGTTTGTTATCTCATCCACCAGGTGCTATATCAGTTAACATAAAAAACCCATCCAATCCCAACTCTAATAACAACAGCAACAAACCTAAAACATCACTTTCCAAACCAATTTGGCTTTTCAGGAGAAAATGTCCATGCACAGGTAAAAAATCAGTTCAAGTCAATGAAAAAAAGTCAACAGAATTACCCAAAAATAGAATCAAAATTCCTTCACCGGTTTCACCATCACCACCACCAATGGACAATTGGGATCAAACACCGAATCATGTTGTAACAAAATCTCAAAGGTTCCAACCAGTGGTAACAACTGTAAGAGTACCTTTCACCGATGGATTCACATTTCCAGTGTTAAACTCTAATTCAACATCAACAACAGTGAAACCCAAAAACGGCGTCGTTTTGGAAGATCCACCGCGAGACTCGTTAGAGGTTTTCCGACCACCTGAAGAAGTTGCATTTGATGCGAAAACCCTAAATTTCCCCTTCCCGCCGGCTATGTCTCGAATCATAGTTGACGATGGCGACGCAGCGAGTGATGCGAGTTCCGATCTGTTCGAGATCGAGAGTTTCTCAACCGCGACACAATCTTCGCACGCTGCTGTGTACCGTAGAAACAGTAGAGACTCGTTTGACGAAGGATCGACGACGACGGCGATGACGGAGTGCTACGAGCCGAGCGAGGCGAGTATTGAGTGGAGCGTGACGACGGCGGATGGATACGACGAAAGCTACGGCGGGGGTAGCGGCGTCGGCGGTGGTGTGACGGCGGAGCATTGGAAGAGGAAAGGAGGGAATGGGTTGTTGGTGAGTTGTCGATGTGAGAAAGCGGTTAGTGTGGGGCCACAACCGGTAAAATGTGAAGGACAAAGAGGTGCCACGTCATCATGGAAAAACGTGAGTGGTGGTGTAATTAGTAGGGTAGGGGGTGTAAATAAACCACCGCTTGCTAGGTCTTCTCATTCTCAcagaaacaacaacaacacaccTCGGGTCACTTCATTTGCTTTTGCTACATAG
- the LOC101492956 gene encoding uncharacterized protein yields the protein MALLPSSYSLKTIFHTSSQPYLWLHNSINFTPPCFNPITDSKQHLNLKSSNSKLFIVSYRYFTKEEDEDEDEEHNFDEAVTLFNGGEYYKCHDYLESLWHNAEEPSRTLIHGILQCAVGFHHLFNQNHKGAMMELGEGLCKLRKMEFSNGPFLKFEKEISDVLDFIYKTQIELAACSEDICVAMDQSERSYQLMGEYAAGKRVYDLELACDASVYILFCPQGSYGATESPRVKLPKLKATSEHLVPYEYK from the exons ATGGCTCTTCTTCCATCTTCTTATTCCCTCAAAACTATCTTCCATACCTCATCCCAACCCTATCTATGGCTACACAACTCCATCAATTTTACTCCACCATGTTTCAATCCAATAACTGATTCAAAGCAACACTTGAACCTCAAAAGCAGCAACTCCAAGCTATTTATTGTTTCTTATAGGTATTTCactaaagaagaagatgaagatgaagatgaagaacaCAACTTTGATGAAGCAGTGACTCTGTTTAATGGTGGAGAGTACTACAAATGTCATGACTATCTTGAATCCCTTTGGCACAATGCTGAGGAGCCATCAAGAACATTAATTCATGGAATACTTCAATGTGCTGTGGGGTTTCATCACCTCTTCAACCAG AACCATAAAGGAGCTATGATGGAGTTAGGGGAAGGACTATGTAAACTGAGAAAGATGGAGTTCTCTAATGGACCGTTTCTTAAGTTTGAGAAAGAGATTTCAGATGTTTTGGATTTTATCTACAAGACACAGATAGAGTTAGCTGCAT GTAGTGAGGATATTTGTGTTGCAATGGATCAATCAGAAAGATCCTATCAACTTATGGGGGAATATGCTGCAGGGAAGCGTGTATATGATCTAGAACTTGCTTGTGATGCATCAGTGTACATTTTGTTCTGCCCTCAAGGGTCTTATGGTGCCACTGAATCCCCAAGGGTAAAGCTTC